One window of the Acaryochloris thomasi RCC1774 genome contains the following:
- a CDS encoding ABC transporter ATP-binding protein, whose amino-acid sequence MPEPLIELRGICQSFDGHVVLNDANLTICPGDAVAILGPSGTGKSTILRIIAGLQVPDAGEVYINGKLREGPVDDIEHTIRMSMVFQQAALFDSLTVSENVGFFLFQNSRLPSSRICQLVNEKLEMVGLPGTGDLYPAQLSGGMRKRVSFARAILDDPDDPADDPQILLYDEPTAGLDPIASTVIEELILELQKTSGCETYAIVTHQHSTIRRTGQRLVLFYNGKVQWEGKAEDLDNPTDPYVRQFLSGEIHGPMEIVDHQF is encoded by the coding sequence ATGCCTGAGCCACTGATTGAACTCAGAGGCATCTGCCAATCTTTTGATGGGCACGTTGTTCTCAACGACGCAAACCTAACCATCTGTCCTGGTGATGCTGTGGCGATTTTAGGGCCATCAGGAACAGGTAAGTCAACGATTTTGCGGATTATTGCCGGTCTGCAGGTGCCGGATGCTGGCGAGGTCTACATCAACGGCAAGCTTCGAGAGGGACCCGTCGATGATATTGAACATACAATCCGCATGAGCATGGTGTTTCAGCAGGCCGCACTTTTTGATTCTTTGACGGTTTCTGAAAATGTAGGGTTTTTCCTGTTCCAGAATTCGCGGCTGCCAAGTTCGCGGATCTGCCAGCTGGTGAATGAGAAGCTAGAGATGGTAGGACTGCCTGGAACGGGTGATCTATACCCTGCACAGCTTTCGGGTGGCATGCGCAAGCGGGTTAGCTTTGCTCGGGCCATTCTTGATGATCCAGACGATCCGGCAGATGATCCCCAAATTCTCCTGTACGATGAGCCGACGGCAGGGCTGGATCCAATAGCCTCTACCGTGATTGAAGAGCTGATATTGGAGCTGCAGAAAACGTCTGGCTGTGAGACCTATGCGATTGTGACGCATCAACACAGCACGATTCGACGGACGGGACAACGCCTAGTGCTGTTCTACAATGGCAAGGTTCAGTGGGAGGGGAAAGCGGAGGATCTTGATAACCCGACGGATCCCTATGTTCGTCAATTTCTGAGCGGTGAGATTCACGGTCCGATGGAAATTGTAGACCACCAGTTCTAG
- the pdhA gene encoding pyruvate dehydrogenase (acetyl-transferring) E1 component subunit alpha, producing the protein MVQDRVLPKISTTPVQITREEGLKIYEDMVLGRLFEDKCAEMYYRGKMFGFVHLYNGQEAVSSGIVKAMRPDDYVCSTYRDHVHALSAGVPPNQVMAELFGKATGCSKGRGGSMHLFSSEHNLLGGFAFVAEGIPVATGAAFQSKYRREAMGDQSADQVTACFFGDGASNNGQFFECLNMAVLWKLPILFVVENNKWAIGMAHDRATSDTEIYKKGKAFGMPGVEVDGMDVMAVHTVAQEAVARARAGEGPTLIEALTYRFRGHSLADPDELRDPAEKEAWLARDPIKQFQAYLVEQNLVDQAELTDIDQKIQATVDASVQFAEESPEPDPSELHRYIFVDD; encoded by the coding sequence ATGGTTCAGGATCGCGTTCTCCCCAAAATTTCAACGACTCCGGTGCAGATCACCCGAGAAGAAGGGCTCAAAATCTATGAAGATATGGTTTTGGGGCGACTTTTCGAAGATAAATGCGCTGAGATGTACTACCGAGGCAAAATGTTCGGTTTTGTTCATCTCTATAACGGCCAAGAGGCTGTCTCTAGCGGCATTGTCAAGGCCATGCGGCCGGACGACTACGTTTGCAGCACCTATCGCGATCACGTCCACGCCTTGAGTGCGGGAGTACCCCCCAACCAGGTGATGGCGGAACTCTTTGGCAAGGCCACGGGCTGCAGCAAGGGACGCGGCGGCTCTATGCACCTGTTTTCCTCAGAGCATAACTTGCTAGGGGGATTTGCCTTTGTTGCAGAGGGCATTCCTGTCGCGACTGGGGCTGCATTCCAAAGTAAGTACCGTCGTGAAGCAATGGGCGATCAGTCGGCAGATCAGGTCACAGCCTGCTTCTTCGGGGATGGGGCCAGCAACAACGGCCAATTTTTTGAGTGTTTGAATATGGCTGTTCTATGGAAGCTGCCAATTCTATTTGTGGTTGAGAATAATAAGTGGGCGATTGGTATGGCCCACGATCGCGCGACGTCTGATACTGAAATCTACAAGAAAGGCAAAGCCTTTGGGATGCCAGGAGTCGAGGTGGACGGCATGGATGTGATGGCTGTGCACACCGTTGCGCAAGAAGCCGTGGCCAGGGCAAGAGCGGGCGAAGGTCCAACACTGATTGAGGCCCTTACCTATCGATTCCGAGGACATTCACTCGCGGATCCAGACGAACTGAGAGATCCGGCAGAGAAAGAGGCGTGGCTAGCCCGCGATCCGATCAAGCAGTTTCAGGCCTATCTAGTTGAGCAAAATCTAGTCGATCAAGCAGAATTGACGGACATTGATCAGAAAATTCAGGCAACGGTCGATGCTTCTGTTCAGTTTGCAGAGGAAAGCCCAGAGCCGGACCCCAGTGAACTGCATCGATATATTTTTGTCGATGATTAA
- a CDS encoding IMS domain-containing protein, producing the protein MRIPLDLYQILGVPIQATPEQVEQAFVDRKQQLPRQQYTEAAIKTRNQLLDQAYAVLADEDLRAAYDQKILAESGSSLEAKPAESAMELEESQLVGALLLLQDLGEYSTILELGGTYLNRSIDLNQLPTQAPVSEEDVVLTMALAHLESGRELWQQQHFEPASEALLKGKNLLSQEQCFPELQQEIQTDLDKLRPYQVLERLSLPTDDPERQQGLLLLQEMLDQRGGIDGRRDDLSGLGIDDFLRFVQQLRSHLTVVEQQELFEREAQRPSAVASYLASYALVAGGFSEGQPAKIQQAQARLSHLADRQDTYVEQAMCSLLLGHPNVATQTLPLSQDEESLAFIRQYSEGAEDEIPGLFLYTEHWLQQEVYPYFRNLVEQPVLLQGYFNDKKIQAALCALEPNVEPESQGKTAVRLPGPSDRKRSSPAKATAPSTTQELQTLQSVDVRELKSPEVREAPIPETAAVPVSSPAFPAAGKVAVNPGTRTAGATTAAPAVRQSNPTGPVRRPGTSRNHQRSWLPWVGALLLGLLAVGGLWALISRRPAVVGSTDSEAPSPEASTDVPGTGGGTTVEPVAPSPGLPEPSVSGPLSTESARQVIESWQSIKAKAKGEEHQIDQLSQVLVDPMLSEWTQKAQQEKARSAHWQYQLDTISVEKVEPQGEDQASIYVQIKEDAKIVAQDQVEYSYQDPYRAKYDVIRQNDEWRIKNAKVLP; encoded by the coding sequence GTGCGTATCCCCCTCGATCTCTATCAAATTTTGGGTGTGCCGATTCAGGCCACGCCAGAACAGGTAGAGCAGGCGTTTGTAGATCGGAAACAGCAGCTCCCTCGCCAGCAATATACTGAAGCTGCGATTAAAACGCGCAATCAGCTTCTAGACCAAGCCTACGCTGTACTTGCCGATGAAGATCTGCGCGCAGCTTATGATCAAAAGATTTTGGCAGAGAGTGGCTCCTCATTAGAAGCTAAACCCGCTGAAAGCGCTATGGAACTTGAGGAGAGTCAGCTCGTAGGCGCACTATTGCTACTACAGGACTTGGGTGAATACAGCACAATCTTAGAACTGGGCGGTACTTACCTTAATCGCTCCATTGACCTTAATCAGTTGCCCACACAAGCCCCCGTTTCTGAAGAAGATGTGGTGTTAACCATGGCCTTAGCACATCTTGAATCAGGACGAGAACTCTGGCAGCAGCAGCATTTTGAGCCGGCCTCAGAGGCACTGCTGAAGGGCAAGAATTTGTTGAGTCAAGAGCAATGTTTCCCAGAGCTGCAGCAGGAAATTCAGACAGATTTAGACAAGCTGCGTCCCTACCAAGTTCTAGAGCGACTGTCCTTACCCACAGATGATCCAGAACGTCAGCAGGGTCTGCTGCTGCTGCAGGAAATGTTAGATCAGCGGGGTGGAATTGACGGTCGGCGAGATGATCTGTCGGGCTTAGGCATTGATGACTTTTTGCGATTTGTGCAGCAGCTTCGGAGTCACTTGACTGTTGTTGAGCAGCAGGAGCTGTTCGAGAGAGAAGCGCAGCGCCCCTCAGCGGTGGCCTCTTACCTAGCAAGTTATGCTCTGGTTGCTGGGGGATTTTCGGAGGGACAGCCAGCTAAAATTCAGCAGGCGCAGGCGCGGTTGAGTCATTTGGCTGATCGCCAGGACACCTATGTTGAACAGGCAATGTGTTCCCTGCTCTTAGGGCACCCAAACGTTGCGACTCAGACACTTCCCCTGAGCCAAGATGAGGAGTCCTTGGCTTTTATTCGTCAATATTCAGAAGGGGCGGAAGATGAAATTCCAGGCCTCTTTCTCTATACCGAACACTGGCTTCAGCAAGAAGTTTATCCCTACTTTCGCAATTTAGTGGAGCAGCCGGTGCTGCTGCAGGGGTACTTTAATGACAAAAAAATCCAGGCGGCTCTCTGTGCGTTAGAACCGAATGTTGAGCCAGAGTCTCAGGGAAAGACTGCCGTCCGATTACCGGGGCCATCGGATCGGAAGCGATCCTCTCCGGCAAAGGCCACAGCACCTTCCACTACACAGGAGCTGCAGACACTGCAGTCTGTTGATGTTAGGGAACTCAAGTCGCCAGAAGTGCGAGAGGCCCCTATCCCTGAAACAGCCGCAGTGCCGGTCTCCTCACCAGCCTTCCCGGCCGCTGGCAAGGTAGCGGTCAATCCTGGAACGCGCACCGCAGGTGCTACGACAGCAGCGCCTGCGGTGCGACAGAGTAACCCCACAGGACCCGTAAGGCGTCCGGGAACCTCTCGCAATCACCAGCGAAGTTGGCTTCCTTGGGTGGGTGCCCTGTTGTTGGGGTTGCTAGCAGTAGGAGGACTGTGGGCTTTGATCTCACGTCGGCCAGCGGTTGTCGGCTCAACTGATTCTGAAGCGCCTTCGCCTGAGGCTTCTACCGATGTCCCCGGCACGGGCGGAGGTACGACCGTGGAGCCTGTTGCTCCCAGCCCAGGTCTTCCAGAGCCGTCAGTTAGCGGTCCGCTCTCTACGGAAAGCGCGCGGCAGGTCATTGAGTCATGGCAATCTATTAAGGCGAAGGCAAAGGGAGAAGAGCATCAAATTGATCAGCTCAGCCAGGTGTTGGTGGACCCAATGCTGTCAGAGTGGACCCAGAAAGCCCAGCAGGAGAAGGCTCGATCGGCTCACTGGCAATATCAGCTCGATACTATTAGTGTCGAAAAGGTAGAGCCTCAGGGCGAAGATCAGGCGAGTATCTACGTGCAAATTAAGGAGGACGCTAAAATTGTTGCTCAGGATCAAGTCGAGTACTCCTACCAAGATCCCTATCGCGCTAAGTATGATGTGATACGCCAGAATGATGAATGGCGGATCAAGAATGCGAAGGTTCTGCCTTAG
- a CDS encoding NYN domain-containing protein, which translates to MAQQWLILASVVTGMSFGVSYLTTRDLKQAVSTSLITLSSASIGVAVAEDRRRGKRLTEHSMLESGASRNSLSLPSSASQVAVFWDYENVKFPAGAASAPLAESLIEYAKSLGHLRVKTVYSNWRRKDERIVQTLYSLGFEPIHVSMGKANSVDVKLVVDCLEAAYRDPALSQFIIVTGDKDFIPLVNALKDLERQVTVIGRTENVSEQLLLSADEFIPLKRLVKDAAERLQAQEPQVSADGRSAVLSYEDAIACLAEAIGKALEQQKSTQFSTISKMMRDINPAYEGASSVLRNDGGVFARFSDLIRTAEEEKRIRVRTTSEGFKELFLIEEDPQDESEFNPPPTRKMDRQQWSLFVSEVETAFQELRPLPSFVPLLRSVTRAKTSGVLAFLSHGSLRKSLQRLIDVGILISQEDGGFCLVDTLAEQREAFLDQLTIEDAPLPETPVLPEPQKIKDVHEV; encoded by the coding sequence ATGGCGCAACAGTGGCTGATCCTGGCTTCGGTGGTGACGGGGATGAGCTTTGGCGTCAGTTACCTGACCACAAGAGACCTTAAGCAGGCTGTATCGACGAGTTTAATTACGCTGTCATCGGCATCAATTGGTGTTGCCGTGGCTGAAGACCGGCGCAGAGGAAAACGGCTAACTGAGCATTCGATGTTGGAAAGTGGTGCGTCGAGGAACAGCTTGAGTCTTCCGAGTTCAGCGTCACAGGTTGCTGTTTTTTGGGATTATGAAAATGTGAAGTTCCCGGCGGGGGCGGCCAGTGCGCCGCTCGCGGAATCTTTGATTGAGTATGCAAAGTCTTTGGGACATCTGCGGGTGAAGACGGTGTATTCAAACTGGCGGCGGAAGGATGAGCGGATTGTCCAGACTTTATACAGCCTTGGTTTCGAGCCTATTCACGTTTCGATGGGAAAGGCGAACAGCGTTGATGTGAAGCTGGTGGTGGATTGCTTGGAGGCTGCCTACCGCGATCCGGCTCTCTCTCAGTTCATTATTGTGACGGGGGATAAGGACTTTATCCCGTTGGTGAATGCTTTGAAAGATCTGGAGCGACAGGTGACGGTGATCGGTCGGACGGAGAATGTCAGTGAGCAGCTTTTGCTCAGCGCGGATGAGTTTATACCGCTCAAGCGGTTGGTGAAGGATGCGGCGGAGCGACTGCAGGCTCAAGAGCCTCAGGTTTCTGCCGATGGACGCTCCGCTGTACTGAGCTATGAAGATGCGATCGCATGTCTAGCAGAAGCCATTGGCAAAGCCCTAGAGCAGCAGAAAAGCACCCAGTTCTCAACGATCAGCAAAATGATGCGGGATATCAATCCAGCCTATGAAGGGGCATCATCGGTTCTCCGTAATGACGGCGGCGTCTTTGCCCGCTTTAGTGACTTGATTCGGACCGCTGAGGAAGAAAAGCGTATTCGTGTACGCACCACATCGGAAGGTTTCAAAGAGCTATTTCTGATTGAAGAAGACCCCCAGGACGAATCAGAATTTAATCCACCCCCCACTCGCAAGATGGATCGCCAGCAGTGGTCTCTGTTTGTCAGTGAAGTGGAAACAGCCTTCCAGGAACTGAGGCCGCTCCCCAGTTTCGTACCGCTGCTGCGGTCAGTGACACGGGCTAAAACCAGCGGTGTTCTCGCCTTCCTCAGCCACGGGAGTCTGCGGAAATCGCTACAGCGCTTGATTGACGTGGGTATTTTAATTAGTCAAGAGGATGGTGGCTTCTGTTTGGTGGATACCTTAGCGGAGCAAAGGGAAGCTTTTTTAGATCAGCTGACGATAGAGGATGCGCCCCTGCCGGAGACGCCGGTTTTGCCTGAGCCACAGAAGATCAAGGATGTGCATGAAGTTTAG
- the lpxD gene encoding UDP-3-O-(3-hydroxymyristoyl)glucosamine N-acyltransferase, with protein MKFSELTQQLGVATIDTSLAIRPDLDPALVGIAAIDQAATGALSFMEGDRFAQWIHNTEASGLILSSDPERQAIATARNIAWIATAQPRLLFAQALSHFYQPWQAAPAIDTTAVIHPTARIGAGVSIGPHVVIHEQVQVGEGVCIHANGVVYPEVQIGDLTTLHANCVIHERSQIGKNCVIHSGAVIGAEGFGFVPTDNGWYKVPQSGVTVLEDQVEVGCNSTIDRPAVGETRIGQGTKIDNLVQVAHGCQIGPHCVLVGQVGLAGHVELGAGVVLGGQVGVADYLQIGEGAIATAQAGITKNVAAGTMVSGFPAMPTKLWLKMMAALRKLPVSKPKI; from the coding sequence ATGAAGTTTAGTGAATTAACACAACAGTTGGGTGTGGCAACGATTGACACAAGTCTAGCCATACGTCCTGACTTAGATCCAGCGCTAGTCGGCATTGCGGCCATCGATCAGGCTGCGACAGGTGCTCTTAGCTTTATGGAAGGAGATCGCTTCGCTCAGTGGATCCATAACACCGAGGCCAGCGGTTTAATTCTGTCGTCAGACCCCGAACGACAGGCGATCGCAACGGCCCGCAACATCGCCTGGATTGCCACGGCCCAACCACGCCTTCTGTTTGCTCAAGCGCTCTCGCACTTCTATCAACCCTGGCAGGCTGCTCCCGCGATTGATACAACTGCCGTCATTCATCCAACTGCCCGTATCGGCGCAGGGGTCAGCATTGGTCCCCATGTGGTGATTCATGAGCAGGTACAGGTGGGAGAGGGCGTCTGTATTCATGCCAATGGGGTCGTTTACCCAGAGGTTCAGATTGGCGATCTCACCACCCTCCACGCTAACTGCGTCATTCACGAACGCAGCCAGATTGGCAAAAACTGCGTCATCCATAGTGGAGCGGTAATCGGAGCCGAGGGATTTGGCTTTGTACCCACTGACAACGGCTGGTATAAGGTGCCTCAGTCTGGGGTCACTGTCCTCGAAGATCAGGTGGAGGTGGGCTGCAACTCTACCATTGACCGGCCTGCGGTGGGAGAAACGCGCATTGGGCAAGGAACAAAAATCGACAATCTAGTGCAGGTGGCCCACGGCTGTCAGATTGGCCCCCACTGCGTGTTGGTGGGGCAGGTGGGGCTGGCCGGTCATGTTGAGCTGGGTGCGGGTGTTGTGCTGGGGGGCCAGGTGGGGGTTGCAGATTATTTGCAGATTGGAGAAGGTGCGATCGCAACGGCCCAAGCCGGTATTACTAAAAATGTGGCAGCAGGCACGATGGTTTCCGGCTTCCCGGCCATGCCCACCAAACTATGGTTGAAAATGATGGCCGCCCTACGGAAGCTGCCAGTCTCAAAGCCAAAAATTTAG
- the lpxD gene encoding UDP-3-O-(3-hydroxymyristoyl)glucosamine N-acyltransferase has translation MVENDGRPTEAASLKAKNLVAVLLSPAPMQIQALAQALDADVAPHLELEITGVAGMAEATTSEITFLSNPKYVAQLQDSQAAAILVASDFTGSTPMPCLRVAEPYLAFAKAIELFHHKPLPERRIHPTAILGEGVTLGENVSIGAYTVVGDQVTIGDHATLYPHCVVYDRAIIGAHAVLHSHAVVREEVKIGDRVILQNQAVIGADGFGFVPCADGTLYKIMQAGTVILDDDVEVQSLTAVDRGTIGVTRVGRGTKIDNLVQVGHGCEIGQHTLLCGMVGLAGSTKVGNHVMMGGRSSAAGHLTIGDRAAVGFHGTVLQSVEPSTQVCGYPAIDHSLWLRVISEIKKLPQLFKRLREVEKKIGL, from the coding sequence ATGGTTGAAAATGATGGCCGCCCTACGGAAGCTGCCAGTCTCAAAGCCAAAAATTTAGTCGCTGTCCTCCTATCACCAGCTCCTATGCAGATTCAAGCCCTCGCCCAAGCCCTTGATGCCGACGTTGCGCCTCACTTAGAGCTAGAGATTACTGGAGTTGCTGGAATGGCTGAGGCTACCACCAGTGAGATTACATTTCTGTCTAACCCCAAATATGTTGCTCAGCTCCAAGATAGTCAGGCCGCTGCGATTTTAGTTGCCTCTGACTTCACCGGCAGCACTCCAATGCCCTGCTTGCGAGTGGCAGAACCTTATCTCGCCTTTGCCAAGGCCATTGAGCTGTTCCATCACAAGCCCCTGCCAGAGCGCCGCATTCACCCCACCGCCATTTTGGGAGAGGGCGTCACGCTGGGGGAAAATGTGTCGATTGGGGCCTATACAGTGGTGGGAGATCAGGTCACCATTGGCGATCATGCGACGCTGTATCCCCACTGCGTCGTCTACGACCGAGCAATTATTGGCGCCCATGCTGTTCTCCACAGTCATGCTGTGGTGAGAGAAGAAGTCAAGATTGGCGATCGCGTTATCCTGCAGAATCAGGCCGTGATCGGAGCTGATGGGTTTGGCTTCGTTCCCTGTGCAGACGGCACCCTCTACAAAATCATGCAGGCCGGTACTGTGATCTTGGACGATGATGTTGAAGTTCAAAGCTTAACCGCCGTCGATCGAGGCACGATCGGAGTGACCCGAGTGGGGCGAGGAACAAAAATCGATAACTTAGTCCAGGTGGGACACGGCTGTGAGATTGGCCAACATACTTTGCTCTGCGGCATGGTGGGGCTGGCCGGTTCTACGAAAGTGGGGAACCACGTGATGATGGGGGGACGCTCTTCTGCAGCGGGGCATTTAACCATTGGCGATCGGGCGGCAGTGGGCTTCCACGGCACAGTGTTGCAGTCGGTAGAGCCTAGTACACAGGTCTGTGGATATCCGGCAATTGATCATAGCCTGTGGCTGAGGGTGATTTCTGAGATTAAGAAACTACCTCAACTGTTCAAAAGACTGCGCGAGGTTGAGAAAAAAATTGGTTTGTGA
- a CDS encoding phosphodiester glycosidase family protein: protein MTACRDAPPHAAPVPKIASTEAQELEYRVYEQPQAIIHTLKVPNNRRYRMNTAASDQLVTVEGFAQKYQAVAVINGGFFDPVNQQTTSYILVNGETVEDPSQNKRLTKNPDLSPYLAKILNRSELRQYQCGDVTRYEITFHDSAVSEGCNLKFALGGGPQLLPQQTLIEEGFLDYADGAVTRDPLGSRQRNARSAVGLTEKGLLWVMVAQKQQSSAATGMSFDELSTFMKQLGATQAINLDGGTSSSLFYQNKVYTGKSDSSGEPILRPVKSVLMLQDNRSSF from the coding sequence TTGACAGCCTGCCGAGATGCTCCTCCCCATGCAGCTCCCGTCCCTAAGATAGCAAGTACCGAGGCCCAAGAGCTTGAATATCGAGTCTACGAACAACCTCAGGCCATTATCCATACGCTTAAAGTTCCCAACAATCGCCGCTATCGTATGAATACTGCCGCTTCAGATCAACTGGTAACGGTTGAGGGCTTTGCTCAAAAATATCAGGCGGTTGCTGTTATCAATGGTGGCTTTTTCGACCCCGTTAATCAACAGACGACATCCTATATTCTCGTTAACGGCGAGACGGTTGAAGACCCAAGTCAAAATAAACGTCTGACTAAAAATCCCGATCTGAGTCCCTATCTTGCGAAAATCCTCAATCGCTCGGAATTGAGACAGTATCAGTGTGGTGACGTCACTCGCTACGAAATTACATTTCATGATTCGGCAGTATCAGAAGGCTGTAATCTGAAGTTTGCGTTGGGGGGCGGACCCCAGCTTTTACCGCAACAAACCCTGATAGAAGAAGGATTTCTTGACTACGCTGACGGCGCGGTAACGCGTGACCCTTTAGGAAGTCGTCAGCGCAATGCCCGCAGCGCCGTTGGGCTGACAGAAAAGGGGCTCCTATGGGTAATGGTGGCTCAAAAACAGCAGTCGTCTGCCGCCACAGGAATGTCTTTTGACGAGCTCTCTACGTTTATGAAGCAGCTAGGCGCCACTCAAGCGATCAATCTAGATGGAGGGACTTCTTCATCTTTGTTCTATCAGAACAAAGTTTACACAGGGAAATCAGACTCGTCGGGGGAGCCTATTCTGCGGCCTGTTAAGTCGGTGTTGATGCTGCAAGACAATCGTTCAAGCTTCTAA
- a CDS encoding lysophospholipid acyltransferase family protein, translating to MTKEREPAISLALYHLFKWSVVNPMLHTYFRGRIYGAENVPRVGPLLVVSNHASDFDPPIVSNCVRRPVAFMAKRELFEIPVFATLIRWYGAYPVNRQGGARSAIRAAIASLESGWATGVFLQGTRTKDGRITSPKLGAAMIASKTQAPLLPVSLWGTEKVIVKGKKLPQITPITVRIGHPIAPPTSGNRDQLNAVTEHCAEVINAMHDLGR from the coding sequence ATGACGAAAGAGCGAGAACCCGCGATCAGCCTAGCGCTTTACCACCTTTTTAAATGGTCGGTGGTGAACCCGATGCTTCATACCTATTTCCGAGGCCGAATTTATGGCGCAGAGAACGTTCCTCGGGTCGGCCCGCTGCTGGTGGTCAGCAATCATGCGAGTGACTTTGATCCGCCCATTGTCTCTAACTGTGTGCGGCGTCCGGTAGCTTTTATGGCTAAGCGAGAGCTGTTCGAAATTCCAGTATTTGCAACGCTAATCCGCTGGTACGGAGCCTATCCCGTCAATCGGCAAGGTGGGGCTAGGAGCGCTATCCGAGCCGCAATCGCATCCCTTGAATCAGGCTGGGCCACAGGAGTCTTTCTGCAGGGCACACGCACTAAAGACGGCCGCATTACTAGCCCTAAACTGGGAGCTGCCATGATCGCGAGCAAAACCCAAGCGCCTCTATTGCCAGTTTCTCTCTGGGGCACAGAGAAGGTCATCGTCAAGGGGAAGAAGCTACCGCAAATCACCCCAATCACCGTGCGGATCGGCCACCCCATTGCGCCACCCACCTCAGGCAATCGAGATCAGCTCAATGCAGTCACAGAACATTGTGCAGAAGTCATCAACGCCATGCACGACTTGGGTCGCTAA
- the fabD gene encoding ACP S-malonyltransferase: MTKTAWVFPGQGSQALGMGLDLTETEHGQKRFQEAAEILGWSVVDVCKGDEERLSQTNYTQPCLYVISAILADLLQEQGIRPAVVAGHSLGEYVALYVAGVFDFAAGLSLVKRRSELMSQASDGKMAALMGFDREQLDLHAQKIDDVVLANDNHSGQVVISGSPAAVDELLSNIKVKRAMTLKVGGAFHSPLMAAAATEYKADLDAVAFQPAQIPVISNVEPAPETDPEVLKDRLMKQITGPVRWRETCLQFNDLGIEQVTEVGPGKVLTGLAKRTCKGVDLVNVNSVADLPA, from the coding sequence ATGACAAAAACCGCATGGGTATTTCCGGGGCAAGGGTCCCAGGCTCTGGGAATGGGGCTAGATTTGACGGAGACAGAGCACGGCCAAAAACGCTTTCAAGAGGCGGCTGAGATTTTGGGCTGGTCCGTTGTTGATGTTTGCAAGGGGGATGAAGAACGTCTTTCTCAAACAAACTATACTCAGCCTTGCCTATACGTTATTTCAGCAATCTTGGCCGATTTACTACAGGAGCAGGGAATTAGACCTGCGGTGGTGGCGGGCCACAGCCTAGGGGAATACGTGGCGCTCTATGTTGCTGGGGTCTTTGACTTTGCGGCGGGCCTATCACTAGTGAAGCGTCGATCTGAGCTGATGAGTCAAGCCTCTGACGGCAAGATGGCGGCTCTGATGGGATTCGACCGTGAACAGCTCGATCTCCATGCCCAAAAAATTGACGATGTTGTGCTGGCCAATGACAACCATAGCGGACAGGTGGTTATTTCTGGCTCCCCCGCTGCGGTGGATGAGCTTTTGAGCAATATTAAGGTCAAACGCGCAATGACACTCAAGGTCGGCGGTGCCTTCCACTCGCCCCTAATGGCCGCCGCCGCCACAGAGTATAAGGCCGATTTAGATGCGGTCGCATTTCAACCGGCTCAAATCCCCGTGATCTCCAACGTAGAGCCAGCCCCGGAGACAGATCCTGAAGTGCTAAAAGACCGCCTAATGAAGCAAATCACAGGTCCAGTCCGCTGGCGTGAGACCTGTCTGCAGTTTAACGATCTCGGCATCGAGCAGGTCACGGAAGTCGGCCCCGGCAAAGTGTTAACGGGACTCGCCAAGCGCACCTGTAAAGGTGTGGACCTCGTCAACGTGAATTCGGTTGCTGACTTGCCAGCGTAA
- a CDS encoding M15 family metallopeptidase has translation MVTKPYLKIPIVESGETLLPVPKVQFAHQTPHAYEALGAPYGEASPYFVREQVLDALVKAQKGLQEQRPHWQIFLFDAYRPVAVQEFMVNYAFQEALAQQNLKLEQLTPLKKESLWEQVLQIWALPSLDPKTPPPHSTGGAVDVTLYDRNAQQLIEMGSPIDEMSMRSQPQHFAELAQAPHLSEAERTLAQTAAHHRQILYDAMQSAGFQRHLGEWWHFCLGDQMWAWLTRQQQAGSTVVARYGRI, from the coding sequence ATGGTCACGAAGCCCTACCTAAAGATCCCCATCGTCGAGTCGGGGGAGACATTGCTGCCGGTTCCGAAGGTGCAGTTTGCCCACCAAACACCACACGCCTACGAAGCATTGGGGGCCCCCTATGGTGAAGCCTCTCCCTATTTTGTCCGGGAGCAGGTTCTCGACGCTTTAGTTAAGGCGCAGAAAGGGCTTCAGGAACAGCGGCCCCACTGGCAGATTTTTCTCTTTGATGCCTATCGCCCCGTGGCAGTGCAGGAATTTATGGTGAATTATGCGTTTCAAGAGGCACTGGCACAGCAAAATCTGAAGCTGGAACAGCTGACGCCTCTCAAGAAAGAATCGCTTTGGGAGCAGGTGCTGCAGATTTGGGCCTTGCCCAGTCTAGACCCGAAAACGCCACCGCCCCATAGTACAGGCGGGGCGGTAGACGTAACACTCTACGACCGCAATGCTCAGCAGCTCATTGAAATGGGGTCGCCCATTGATGAAATGTCGATGAGATCGCAACCCCAACATTTTGCAGAACTAGCTCAAGCTCCCCACCTCAGCGAGGCCGAGCGTACACTAGCCCAAACTGCAGCTCATCATCGTCAAATTCTCTACGATGCTATGCAAAGCGCAGGTTTTCAGCGCCATCTGGGCGAGTGGTGGCACTTTTGTCTCGGAGACCAGATGTGGGCTTGGTTGACGCGTCAGCAACAGGCTGGCTCGACAGTCGTTGCTCGTTACGGAAGGATTTGA